The nucleotide sequence CTACAAAACAGACGATAAGGTATTGTTGTTGTGCCCTGAGCATTCACTCTTTCGAGGTCATCATGGTCACCAAAACCTGCATTAAAGAATGTAAAGACCATTGTGTGTGAAGCTACGTTCAGGATGTCACCTTAAGGCATCTCTCGTTGAGTAAGACCTCTGGAGGAAGACACTGGTCGACACCTTTCCCTTTGTTTCCTGCTGCTGATGAGACTATCTGTCCGTCAAGTATCCAGTCCAGAAGAAGGGCAAGCAGCTTTGCTGACGTGTGACCGGAGCAGCCCTGAAGGAAAGGAGATGAAAACATACAGGGTTCAACTTTTATTACAGGGATGCACAATTCAAAGAAATGTGACTTGAATAAATCATAATATCTATTTGAGGAGCAGCCATGAGGAGTACAGGTATATTCAGCAAAGTGTGAATATCATAGCAGGACTGTGATTCTCACAGGGGAGCCTAAAGCTGTAGATTAAACTGTGTAATCGTAAAGTTATGGAATGAAAGTTTGCCTCACTCAATCTTTGAATCAGTAAGAAGGAAAATCAtccttgaaatgaaaaatgcagCTCAACTTTTTTCACCACCGATTCGTCTTCATCAACTAAAGTGATAATCTGCAGGATTGGATGTGTAAATGAGTGTGTTACTGTTTATCtaaactgtgtgtttttctcaagTAAACACGGCAATGAGATTCTAATCAGAGCTAATCTTACTGATTGGCAGTAAATTGCTgtgtaacaaaacaaacacacaaacacgcaggaTTTGAGTACCTTGTTGCGAGGTTTCCCGGCAGCAGCAGTTTTCTCCTTTTTGGATGGTTTCAAACCCTCGGTGCTCTTCACACTCACTTTTTCACAAACTCTCGATGATACATTGTGCTCGAATTTCCTCTGAAATAAACCAATGAGTCATGAAACTGATTTCACATAAGATCTTATCTAACATATGAATGATGTGGAAAAATTGTCAGACGCCagttacacagaaacacaatcaTCATCTGGGCATGTTGTCAATTGTTCTTACCTGAAGGTTGTCAAGTCGGGCCTGCACCCTCTTCGCCTGGCTCTCCAACTTCTCATTTTGTTCACTGATCGCTTTCATCTGttgatttcaaaatattgaACATGAATCTGCTGTTTAAAGAATTGTTCTATTTGTGTTAATTCCTTTCAAACTAACATGCATTCATTTTCATATCCTTGTTATGTCACAGCGCCCTCTTGTGGTTGACGGTACTAACTGTATGCTATGATCTGTTTACTTACCCGAccaatataaaataaaggtttgaTGGGCCACTTCAACATTCAAGTCTTATATTGCTTTGATGACTAGTCACTCCAGACTCCATTTTTTAAGTTAATCTCATAGCAAGCAAATAGTAGTGCAGCATAGTTTAGccctaaagacatcaaatcataaagatgatttcatgcctcgtctttattcaatttcaAATTCCATAGATTTTAGTCAAACCTCAGAGATACCTCTAAAGAATAAATACAACAGAGCATACATAATGCTTCATCTGTGATAACGTCTCACCTGTTTCTTCATGTTGTCGTTCTGCTCCTTGATGATGTCAAAGCTAGATTTAAGCCTCTTGTTCTCCTTGTTCTTCTCTCGGAGAAGATCCTGCAGCTGGCCCAGCTCATGCTTGTGTTTCTGCTGACATATagctcacacattcacacgtcCTGAATGTGTAAGTTATAATAACAATGCACGTCAACAAGACTGAGACACTTCGAAAAGTGTGGGGACTTTGTTTTAGGGATTCTATGAAACTTCATTCTTCTGTGAGAGGATCTTTctgactgaaatgattgtttttgctGATTTAGATTTGATGAACTGATTTGACTATTTTTGGACAGCGTCACAGATCAAGCTGGTatttgaaatcttttttttttttttacttatatttttggcctttttgcctttacttgacaggacagctgaagaaagacaggaaatgtggggagtagagagcgggggaagacatgcaggagatatTCGACCGGcagggaatcgaactggcgacccatGCGacgaagactgtagcctctttatgtggggcgcttagaccaccagAGCCCCGGTATTTGAAatcttaaagtgtgttttctgaaaaacatgtcaaggattcattttaagttCCTGAAATGTCAGAAAACTAGAACCAACGGCATGTGCATGCTGTAGTTTACACCTGCTTTCCTACATATAAGATGTAGATTTGCTTACAGTGTGGATggagaatgttttctaaatgtaatgtttaaaaacacaaatgtgctatgaacccttaaagacctagaccatttttgggggtgccagactctcctatatttattttgtttttctaacctattgaagcactcagcatcaagtgccatacatAATTTTATTTAGGAGAaccttatctttcactgtgctgcatttaaagtgccggttttacatttgttttttctgataatggatgaaaatacttctggaaatttaggtcattttttactgcgaactcagacaaaacatcaggaagtttggttttgttttgttagaaagttgtacttagATGTTTTAGACTTCCAAATGAATTTTTTTCACCATCAAACCTTTACTAAGTAAGAAACAGCCATTAATCATAGTATTTTCTAAGGCGTTTTCAGTGTAAAAAGTAGGTGTATTCTTATATAGCATTTACTGACCCTGTAGATGTGTATAAAAAAGGTCTGCGGGTAAGTAGAGAtgttattatatcataaattaGGACACTGAAGCAAAGGTGACTTTTAAGATACATTCTGAACATACTGAATATGCAAATTAGACAGTgcggtatcaatggaaagctgagaatgtcgctgtaactgagtttttaaagcttgttggtAGAATTAGTGGTTCAAAAgtaattaaacatttaagaacaagagcTATTTTTGGCcatctaggtctttgagggttaccTACAGTTTAACAGTGCTTGAATTGTCCTGTAAGATTGACTGTGTAGTACAAATTTGAAAGAGTTGACACATGTTCAAGAAAAGAAATGAGTAAAACCTCTCATGCTGAGTGTAATTATTTGGAGCCTATGAGTGTCTGACCTCCTCTACAGCGTACATGCGAGTGTGCAGCATCTCCTCAAGACCGGCCAGCTTCCCGAAAGCCTCCTTGTGTTGCTTCAGCCTCTTTTCTCGTTCCTCAAGCTCCCTCTCCCACTCATGCTGGCTTTGTCGCTCTGcctttttacaaacataaaaacacacacattatctTACTACGTATATTTTATATGCTATAAAACATTTGATATCTTAACCTTTGCCTATGTAAACATTCAGTAAACACAATGCCTGTACAGGAAGCAAAACAGTTTCtgtaaatgacaaaaatgtcaaGTAACTTTTACTAGTTGGTATTTCCCTCATCTGGATTAACTgataaacagtcactaagaggGCTCAGCTCCTGCTCACCCTTAGTTGTTCATAAATGGTCATCATCTCCTGGTACACCTCTGCTAGCACCAAGGTAGAGGAAGGACTGGAGTCAGGGAGTTGATGAGCTCTCTGAAACTTCCTGTTGATCTCATTTTCCTGGGACCCAGGGCTTCCATCCAGACAGGAGGGCAAGGTCACATCTGTACAAACAGGGTGATAATATGTTTAGGTATATGGATAAGAGATATTAACTTAACTCTGGCTCATCATATATCTACAAAAGAGGCTTTTTAGAAAGGACAAAAATGTCAGCAACAGGAAAGTGAGTCAATTGCAAAAAAGAAATCCTTGTATATGTACTGGATGATTCAGTTCTCAAAAagtacaaacacagcagaatggaaaaataaacacacctgTTTCTGTGAACAACACCTGAGAGTCCTGAAATCGGTCAGCTGTCGAGtcctccctcaggtcttcgTTGCTGTCATGAGGACTCAGGTCACTGCcaaagcttaaaaaacacaacaaaatgaaataaccaAGGAACAATATTTACAAATGGAAGGAGTATTTGTATTAGACTTACTTGTCAGGATGGTTTGTAAAAGCTTTGAACAGATCATGTAAAGCTTTACTGTAACATTTCATGTCTTTGCTTCGCCGTTTGGATCTGTTAGGATAGATGAGCCTTTGTTCTGTCTCTAAGATCATGACAATAATGAAAGGCTAGTCATAttgaaacaaacattatctgtGGATTACAgatcaatatttgcagtgtagCAACTCGTGTCAGGGCAGGGGTTGTGAAGTCAACTTACCATCATTAGTTCCTGAGATAATGTCTTCTGATCGGAGCATCTGAAACACAACAGAACACGTTTTAATGCTGGGTTTATTATAGGGTGACATCAGCTAAATTGAGCCACTTTTTGGTTAATTGCTTAGGAAACTAAGAAAAAGCAATGTATGACACggaattgtgtttttttggcaataagaactttttaaaatatttttgtatggataatgtaaaaaaatataattgttTAGGCcttgcagattttaaaacatcAGCTGTCACATTTTTGAGATGATCAGTGTTCAGGTAAAACTGAAACtgcaaagcaaaaaaagagTCATTCATGATAAAACAATCAGATTTACTTTTATTGTAACACACTAAACACAATataacattacattacatacaACAATTCATGAATCATgtcaataaatgttaaaaattaatcATTTTGGAAGTCtaatttgtatgtgtgtgtgtgtgtgtgtgtgtgtgtgtgtgtgtgcgtgtgtgtgtaagagagagagagagagtgaggggggggggggggctcctGCATTGCCCTCTAAAAGTTTTATAGGCAATCCTGACTAACCAGATTGTACTTTCCACTTCCCTTGTGGCcatccttttttcctctctcttcttttctcctcttttcctctgttcttttttcctcctctcctctctcttgttttctcctcctctcctctcctctcttgttttctcCTGCCCTTGTCTcatctcctttctcctcctctcctttactCTACTATCTCTTGTTTTCTCCTGCCCTTGTCTcatctcctttctcctcctctcctttactcttctctctcttgttttctccTGCCCCTGTCTCAtctcctttctccttctctcctttactctcctctctcttgttttctcctgcccttgtctcctctcctttctcctcctctcctctcttttcctttctcctcctctcctttactCTACTATCTCTTGTTTTCTCCTGCCCTTGTCTcatctcctttctcctcctctcctttactcttctctctcttgttttctccTGCCCCTGTCTCAtctcctttctccttctctcctctcctctcctctctcctgttttaTCCTGCCCTTGTCTcatctcctttctcctcctctcctttactctgctctctcttgttttctccTGCCCTTGTCTCCTTTCCActcctttctccccctctccctctcctacTACAGTGTTTGGAGCAGGAATATTACAACTTTGGCCCAAATGTTGACTTTTCTGTCATATATAAAGCCAGTAAGTGTAGGTTAAATATGAAAAGGTTCGTTGATGCTTATTATTCTGCACTCAACTTTAAACTTAGGCCTACTTGTAAATAAATCCAGCTGGCTCATGTTAGCTTATAGACAAACATTGAGTATTTATTAACCTAAAGCCAAGGGGAAAAAATACAACTCGTTTTACTAAAGTAAGCTCGGCATTGGCGTCCCATTCGTGCAGAGGAAATGTGAATATGATGGTTGTCAGGTACTGCGTTGCTCCAGCTGATTAGCTTCAAGTTAGACAGGTTGAGTTTGTCAAACAATACTttagtttaaaaacaaacctgCTTCCTCCGGGACAAATATTTCTGCGTCAGCTCCTCGACCGTCTCAGCAGTGTGGTGGATTTTAAAGTGCAGATTCATAGCTAATGTTGGCAAACACTTTCTGAAGATACAGAAGTTTAGAGTCGTCAAACAAAACTTCCGGTTGAATCTCTCAAGTAAAAAGGCATTTCAGTGATAAAGTGTAGAGTTTCTGTAGTTTGACTGACAGTTTGGAATTTTCACTCGTCAGATTTCAGGAAAGCTCATACACCTCACATGCCTGGAGGTCTTGAGGTCTTGCAGCAGCTTCAcaacaaaccacaacaaacctCAATCCAAATTTAGCGGACGGATGATCACGTGACGTCAATGCTGTTTGTTCCAAGCAACCAGCGCCCTCTAGCGGCTGGAGGAGAGAACTGAccagttgattttattttgtttcacacTTATCACTTGACGAAACATTGGCAAAACCTAATAAATCCTATTAACACGATTAGGAACAGGGACAAGAGGAAACTTGTTCGATTCAAATTATCCTATGCGAACAGAGAGGTAAGTGAGTTAATTAAGTAAGTAAACtgtatttagtatagcacctttcagaataaaatcacaaagcgcttcacagaaaaaatattccaattaaaatgaatgatcaTAAAACATTagaatgaaatcataaaacagtgaAAGAAATAGATAGTAACATGATTAAAACATaagtctgtacaaggtgagtcaAAGGCCTGTAtacataaatgtgtctttaagagttttttaaaagtgacaacagagacagctgaacgaatatttacaggaagagcgttccacaatgatGGTGCCACCATTTTAAAAGCATGGTCACATTTTGTCCTCAAAcaagctcgagggacaaccagcaagccctggtcagaagacctgagtgacctactggtgaggtaggggtggagcaggtcggtgataTATATTCAGGAACCTGACCACcagagctctatacacaaaaacaagaaccttaaaatgaatcctaaatttaactggaagacaatgtagggaagatagaATCAGAGGTCATACAGTATACATAAGAACAGCAGGGCTTCTCACCAATTTaaatgctggaaaaaaaaaatcttgctcTTATGCAGCCTATCTACGGAAGcccatgattaaatacattttattttctcaagatCACAACTTATTTTTCTGGTCATCTCAGGttataaacttttttttctcgagataacaagaagaaaaatgtatttaatcatgacCTTATAGGGCTTCCGTAGTAAACCTAAAAAGGACACTTTAATACATATGGTAACCAAGTTACTTCAGGTAATAGGAAAGAcctgttatcagtttctttaataattaggggttttttttgtttttttctcaaacattgcTTAGAAAATTTTGCcacagtaaagaataaaaatatattttgtcatGAGATATTTATCCaacaggttgaagatcaaaaacacaagaaacaagCTATGTTCTCTGGATAAATCAGATAAATTATCTCATtatcacaagaaaaacaattcgatatctcaagataacaagctttgttatctcaaggaaaacaagaaaatgaCATGTATCTAAttatgtccttttagggctacCTAAATACTTTCTTCGTCGTTTTTTGAtttgtaattttccttttttgtttatgttaaattataatCTCGAAATGTTCTGCCCAtttaatgactgtttttatgTATAATTGTTTTTTGTGTCACTGGGCCAGTAGCACTTTGAATGGACTGATTTTGATGACCTGCCCCGGTATTATACAGTTATAACACCTGTCTTTTGTTAAATAATATAACCCAGTATAGTTTAACTGTTGCTTTGTCCCTCAAAAGAGCTGCATTCTATCAAGTAGCAAAGTATAATGTTGCATTTGCTAATTTTCTTTTACTTGTGACATATACgtaattatttaaaatacaaaaaaaaatgagctAATTAACCTCAAGCCAAAATCTTGCATCTAAGATGAAAAGGGCAATCAGGGTTTTAATTTGGTGTAACAGTGGCAATTGAATCAGTTACAGGAATTAAAAAGTTTCAGCTCCTTTCAGTTTTTAACGTCCTGAGGCGAGGTAGTTCTTTTTGAGGCTGATTGATGCAGAGCTTTTCATTCAGCTTCACTGTAGTTACACCAACAAGCCAGAGGGTGTCAGTGTCCTATAGGAGACAACATCATCAGGCACTATCTGTGCCTGCAGGCCGCTCCCggcatgttgttgtgttttctgcctcACCAAGTGCCATCAGCAGTAGAGTCTGTCAACTTGCTAGGAGCTGAGGTCAGTCCACATGTTGTTTGATTCACCTACCAACAGAATGATTCTGTTCTATACAAATGATTGTGTCCTGATTTTTTGTTTCCATGAGAAAATGACAATTAACTGTAGTTGGTGGTATTTAAGGGCATGGCCTCTTTGTAAATACACATTAAAGTACAAGGTAACTGTGAAAGATGTGTAGTGCTTAAATCCATGCAAATAAATAGAGAACAAATAGCCTCAATTATTAAACAACAGCACCACAGAGTCACTGTCAGCTCACTCAACAATGACAGCCACATTCTGAAGagcaacagtttaaaaaaaaaaaggtgtaagaCTGAGTTCCTGAGGATCACCACAGATTAACCCTGAGTGCCTCTCTCACCCACTGTAACGTCATTATATCTGGCAAGCCGTGCCAAGTTTTGCTCCAGACCTGAACAGTCTACAACTAGGCTTCAAGATTAATggcctctgtctctgtttggcTAATTAGCAGCCAGAGCCATTAATACACATTTTCATGATTTCATCTCTTAGCCCCCGCAGGCTTTTGCTGACATGGAGAGAAATTAGCTGGCACATACACTAACACTGATCTTCATTAGAGAGCTATTTGCTTTGTCCACTTTATATGGAAATTACTGCTCTTTCATGTTAATTGGTCATTTTTGGTTTCTTATTCGGACCTTTGTAGTCCAGTTGTGCCAAAAAAGCGACAGTGTTGGACCATCCGTGGTGCgtttcatgtgtgcatgtgtatgtggaTAGAGGTTTCTGGTAATTATGTTGAGGTCATAGGTTAGATGAAGGGTTAAATTGAAAGGCCAAGGTTAAGGTTAAAGGCCATGCCTGGGTATAACACATGTAGCTGTACTTACCACTTTATATGATCTTTATCCAGCTGCTATATGTTCACTGCCACAGCTGTCAGGGATAGAGGCAGATATACAGTACCAAGGcgacatgacatttttttaatatttatgcaGCAACGTTTTGTCTTCTCATTTTCTTATATGACAAAAGCATTCCACAGATAATGATAAGATAATTGGGGTTGATGGTCACAAAACAGTGGGACATCTCATGTGTTATTCTCCTGTTTATTTCAGCAGAGTTTATAGATTGTGGGGTGCAGCTCAGACAAATTTtctgtgtacagtatgtgtgtgtctgtgtgtctgtgtgtctgtgtgcagtaACTGGTTTAGCACAGACAGTCTGATGGGATGTGGCCGGCAGTTATCGCCTGCACCTTCTGTTTTCAGacaaacatcacaaacacacatgagccTGCCCAGGGGAAACAACTAGACAAAAGCAATCAAGTCCCATCATTGAATTAACAACATATTGCCATGTTGTACTGCAGACACAATTATCCCCTGTCTCATGATACAAAgccttgcacacacacacacgcaagcgCTCTCACACTCAATTAAAGTGGTGATGGCAGCGCTCTGCTGTGAGAATGATTGCGTTTCAATTGGCATGACTCTTTGAGTCCTCAGAGCAGTATTATGTATGCTAATGCAAGCTGTAAAGACGGATCTGGGGTTCGGGGGGGGGCCAGGAGCAATTACACAGCCTCAGAGCCCGGACAAGACGCTGGGTCCCTGGGCATGAGAGGGACTTTTATGGGCTTttcatattaaaaatataactttgagaTATGGTGGGGATAGCAAACTGCAAATAGAGACCATGGTGTTAGATCTTTGTGTGAGCCAATTTTTGTCTTGGAGTAAAAAAACACTGTTGCCAATGTTTGTTTCCTCAAAGTCAAGGGTTAATCAAGATCATATGCTGAAGGCTGAAGTAAAACCATAGAATGAACATTCAAATGGATGCTATAAgcgttcactgactgtgaagccaaaatatttaaag is from Notolabrus celidotus isolate fNotCel1 chromosome 10, fNotCel1.pri, whole genome shotgun sequence and encodes:
- the LOC117820663 gene encoding coiled-coil domain-containing protein 138-like isoform X2; amino-acid sequence: MNLHFKIHHTAETVEELTQKYLSRRKQMLRSEDIISGTNDETEQRLIYPNRSKRRSKDMKCYSKALHDLFKAFTNHPDNFGSDLSPHDSNEDLREDSTADRFQDSQVLFTETDVTLPSCLDGSPGSQENEINRKFQRAHQLPDSSPSSTLVLAEVYQEMMTIYEQLRAERQSQHEWERELEEREKRLKQHKEAFGKLAGLEEMLHTRMYAVEEKHKHELGQLQDLLREKNKENKRLKSSFDIIKEQNDNMKKQMKAISEQNEKLESQAKRVQARLDNLQRKFEHNVSSRVCEKVSVKSTEGLKPSKKEKTAAAGKPRNKGCSGHTSAKLLALLLDWILDGQIVSSAAGNKGKGVDQCLPPEVLLNERCLKVLPLLADQLHRTPPSEDELLLNLLRVINLVLGHMDSTTLHVALSATLRRIGEQVSKLSAPSTMSEDPDRHKYCSVAAAAGPCRSWPLYRSPCPHTRILSTLIVFRTVTQADVLAQALDSLHTELMSEESRGLFIHYGGVCVLLSMLQAGRGGLHTPVDILMQLTEQSRYLNTFLESCSCEEFFHTASRLLKNPRLELSSLEKLSILLQKLSSIRKNRRLFEVSSLHLQLQELYHRTNRTHTFLRLNLRSILHHLQ
- the LOC117820663 gene encoding coiled-coil domain-containing protein 138-like isoform X1, yielding MNLHFKIHHTAETVEELTQKYLSRRKQMLRSEDIISGTNDETEQRLIYPNRSKRRSKDMKCYSKALHDLFKAFTNHPDNFGSDLSPHDSNEDLREDSTADRFQDSQVLFTETDVTLPSCLDGSPGSQENEINRKFQRAHQLPDSSPSSTLVLAEVYQEMMTIYEQLRAERQSQHEWERELEEREKRLKQHKEAFGKLAGLEEMLHTRMYAVEEQKHKHELGQLQDLLREKNKENKRLKSSFDIIKEQNDNMKKQMKAISEQNEKLESQAKRVQARLDNLQRKFEHNVSSRVCEKVSVKSTEGLKPSKKEKTAAAGKPRNKGCSGHTSAKLLALLLDWILDGQIVSSAAGNKGKGVDQCLPPEVLLNERCLKVLPLLADQLHRTPPSEDELLLNLLRVINLVLGHMDSTTLHVALSATLRRIGEQVSKLSAPSTMSEDPDRHKYCSVAAAAGPCRSWPLYRSPCPHTRILSTLIVFRTVTQADVLAQALDSLHTELMSEESRGLFIHYGGVCVLLSMLQAGRGGLHTPVDILMQLTEQSRYLNTFLESCSCEEFFHTASRLLKNPRLELSSLEKLSILLQKLSSIRKNRRLFEVSSLHLQLQELYHRTNRTHTFLRLNLRSILHHLQ